A window from Cellulomonas sp. C5510 encodes these proteins:
- a CDS encoding LacI family DNA-binding transcriptional regulator translates to MSDVAALAGVSHQTVSRVLNEHPSVRPETRERVQRAIAELGYRRNSAARALVTRRSGALGVVTTSSAHHGPTSTLLGLESAAREVGYYVSVAAIDRFDAGTLRGALEHFLDQGVEGIAIIAPQVDVADAVAEAAAPVPVVTVTSGPLVEPAAEHAPVVAVGVDQRDGARSATRHLAELGHREVVHLAGPQDWFDARERLAGWREACAAAGVAAPDPVEVDWSAESGYRQGLRMVEEGLPTAVFAANDQLALGLLRAFWERGLRVPQDVSVVGFDDEAGAAYFVPPLTTVRQDFPALGRSAIDALVRALADEDVPRTLLPATLVVRASSAAPR, encoded by the coding sequence ATGAGCGACGTCGCCGCACTCGCGGGCGTCTCGCACCAGACGGTGTCCCGGGTGCTCAACGAGCACCCGAGCGTCCGCCCGGAGACCCGCGAGCGGGTGCAGCGGGCGATCGCCGAGCTCGGGTACCGGCGCAACAGCGCGGCGCGGGCCCTGGTCACGCGTCGCTCGGGCGCCCTGGGGGTCGTCACGACGTCGTCGGCGCACCACGGCCCGACGAGCACGCTGCTCGGCCTGGAGAGCGCCGCCCGCGAGGTCGGCTACTACGTGAGCGTCGCGGCGATCGACCGGTTCGACGCCGGCACGCTGCGCGGGGCGCTCGAGCACTTCCTCGACCAGGGCGTCGAGGGCATCGCGATCATCGCGCCGCAGGTCGACGTGGCGGACGCGGTGGCGGAGGCCGCCGCCCCGGTGCCCGTGGTGACCGTGACGTCGGGGCCGCTGGTCGAGCCCGCCGCGGAGCACGCGCCCGTCGTCGCGGTGGGCGTCGACCAGCGGGACGGCGCCCGCTCCGCGACCCGTCACCTCGCGGAGCTCGGTCACCGGGAGGTCGTGCACCTCGCGGGGCCGCAGGACTGGTTCGACGCGCGCGAGCGCCTCGCGGGCTGGCGGGAGGCGTGCGCGGCGGCGGGTGTCGCGGCACCGGACCCGGTGGAGGTCGACTGGTCGGCGGAGTCGGGCTACCGCCAGGGGCTCCGGATGGTCGAGGAGGGTCTGCCGACGGCGGTGTTCGCGGCGAACGACCAGCTCGCGCTCGGTCTGCTGCGGGCGTTCTGGGAGCGGGGCCTGCGGGTGCCGCAGGACGTCTCGGTGGTGGGGTTCGACGACGAGGCGGGCGCGGCGTACTTCGTGCCGCCGCTGACGACCGTGCGGCAGGACTTCCCGGCGCTGGGTCGGTCGGCGATCGACGCCCTGGTGCGCGCGCTCGCCGACGAGGACGTGCCGCGCACTCTGCTCCCCGCCACGTTGGTGGTCCGCGCGAGCTCCGCCGCGCCGCGCTGA
- a CDS encoding xylulokinase gives MAQEHDDVARTAITQGRTSLGIELGSTRIKACLIGPDHAPLATGSHAWENQLVDGVWTYSLDAVWEGLRAAVADLHADVERRHGVRLGSVGALGVSAMMHGYLAFDAQGELLVPFRTWRNTSTGPAAAALTELLGYNIPLRWSVAHLYQAVLDDEPHVPQIASFTTLAGYVHRRLTGRHVLGVGDASGMFPVDPATRDYDDRMLAQADELIAARRPGTSLRELLPEVLVAGQDAGRLTEEGAALLDPSGALRPGTPLCPPEGDAGTGMVATGSVAPRTGNVSAGTSIFAMVVLEQPLQRVHHELDLVTTPAGDLVAMVHCNNGASELDAWAGLFGEFATALGSPAGADAVFGALFRAALDGEADGGGLLAYNYLAGEPITGLEEGRPLVVRTPGSRLTLANFMRTQISSAFGTLALGMRVLSGEGVGIDAMFAHGGMFKTAGVAQRLLAAAVDAPVAVGETAAEGGAWGIAVLAAYLDAAGDTDLGTYLAEHVFGDVVLDTVTPDAADVAGFAAFLDRYEAGLAVERAATTAL, from the coding sequence ATGGCGCAGGAGCACGACGACGTCGCACGCACGGCGATCACGCAGGGACGCACGTCGCTGGGCATCGAGCTCGGCTCGACCCGCATCAAGGCCTGCCTCATCGGGCCGGACCACGCGCCGCTCGCCACGGGCAGCCACGCGTGGGAGAACCAGCTCGTCGACGGGGTCTGGACCTACTCGCTCGACGCGGTGTGGGAGGGCCTGCGCGCCGCGGTGGCCGATCTGCACGCCGACGTCGAGCGCCGGCACGGCGTCCGCCTCGGGTCGGTCGGCGCCCTCGGCGTCTCGGCGATGATGCACGGCTACCTCGCGTTCGACGCGCAGGGCGAGCTGCTCGTCCCGTTCCGCACGTGGCGCAACACCTCGACGGGCCCGGCCGCCGCCGCGCTGACCGAGCTGCTCGGGTACAACATCCCGCTGCGCTGGTCGGTCGCGCACCTCTACCAGGCGGTGCTGGACGACGAGCCGCACGTCCCGCAGATCGCCTCGTTCACGACGCTGGCCGGCTACGTGCACCGGCGGCTCACCGGGCGGCACGTGCTGGGCGTCGGGGACGCCTCGGGCATGTTCCCGGTGGACCCCGCGACGCGCGACTACGACGACCGGATGCTCGCGCAGGCCGACGAGCTGATCGCCGCGCGCCGGCCCGGGACGTCCCTGCGCGAGCTGCTGCCCGAGGTGCTGGTCGCCGGCCAGGACGCGGGCCGCCTGACGGAGGAGGGCGCCGCGCTGCTCGACCCGTCGGGGGCCCTGCGCCCCGGTACGCCGCTCTGCCCGCCCGAGGGCGACGCCGGCACCGGCATGGTCGCGACCGGCTCCGTCGCCCCGCGCACCGGCAACGTCAGCGCGGGCACCAGCATCTTCGCGATGGTCGTGCTCGAGCAGCCGCTGCAGCGGGTGCACCACGAGCTCGACCTCGTCACGACCCCCGCGGGCGACCTCGTCGCGATGGTGCACTGCAACAACGGCGCCTCCGAGCTCGACGCGTGGGCCGGCCTGTTCGGCGAGTTCGCGACCGCGCTGGGCTCCCCAGCGGGTGCCGACGCGGTGTTCGGCGCGCTGTTCCGCGCGGCGCTGGACGGGGAGGCCGACGGCGGCGGGCTGCTCGCCTACAACTACCTCGCGGGCGAGCCGATCACGGGCCTGGAGGAGGGTCGGCCGCTGGTCGTCCGGACGCCGGGCAGCCGCCTCACGCTCGCGAACTTCATGCGCACGCAGATCTCCTCGGCGTTCGGCACGCTCGCGCTGGGCATGCGGGTGCTGTCCGGCGAGGGCGTGGGCATCGACGCGATGTTCGCGCACGGCGGCATGTTCAAGACCGCCGGCGTGGCGCAGCGCCTGCTGGCCGCCGCCGTCGACGCGCCCGTCGCCGTCGGCGAGACCGCGGCAGAGGGCGGCGCGTGGGGCATCGCGGTGCTCGCGGCCTATCTCGACGCGGCGGGCGACACCGACCTGGGCACCTACCTCGCCGAGCACGTGTTCGGGGACGTCGTCCTCGACACCGTGACGCCGGACGCCGCCGACGTGGCGGGCTTCGCCGCGTTCCTCGACCGCTACGAGGCGGGGCTGGCCGTCGAGCGCGCCGCCACCACCGCCCTGTGA
- a CDS encoding L-ribulose-5-phosphate 4-epimerase produces the protein MTTTLADYPQEVRDAVARTREVVSALHAELPRWGLIVWTAGNVSQRVPVSPDGTPSEADLFVIKPSGVTYDELTPESMVVCDLDGNLVEGTRSPSSDTAAHAYVYRHMPRVGGVVHTHSTYATAWAARAEPVPCVLTMMADEFGGDIPIGPFALIGDDSIGRGIVETLRDSRSPAVLMQNHGPFTIGRDGKAAVKAAAMVEEVARTVHVSRQLGEPLPIPQEQVDSLYARYQNVYGQGSTGAAATTKEQDA, from the coding sequence ATGACCACGACCCTCGCCGACTACCCGCAGGAGGTGCGCGACGCCGTCGCGCGCACCCGCGAGGTCGTCTCGGCCCTGCACGCCGAGCTGCCCCGCTGGGGCCTCATCGTCTGGACGGCCGGCAACGTCTCGCAGCGCGTGCCGGTGTCGCCCGACGGCACGCCGTCCGAGGCCGACCTGTTCGTCATCAAGCCGTCCGGCGTGACCTACGACGAGCTGACCCCGGAGTCGATGGTGGTGTGCGACCTCGACGGGAACCTCGTGGAGGGCACCCGCTCGCCGTCGTCGGACACGGCCGCGCACGCGTACGTCTACCGCCACATGCCGCGCGTCGGCGGCGTCGTGCACACCCACTCCACCTACGCGACCGCGTGGGCGGCCCGCGCCGAGCCGGTGCCGTGCGTGCTGACGATGATGGCGGACGAGTTCGGCGGCGACATCCCGATCGGGCCGTTCGCGCTCATCGGCGACGACTCCATCGGCCGCGGCATCGTCGAGACCCTGCGGGACTCCCGCAGCCCCGCGGTCCTCATGCAGAACCACGGTCCGTTCACGATCGGCAGGGACGGCAAGGCCGCCGTGAAGGCCGCCGCGATGGTCGAGGAGGTCGCGCGCACCGTGCACGTCTCCCGCCAGCTCGGCGAGCCGCTGCCGATCCCGCAGGAGCAGGTCGACTCGCTGTACGCCCGGTACCAGAACGTCTACGGCCAGGGCAGCACCGGTGCTGCCGCCACCACGAAGGAGCAGGACGCATGA
- the araA gene encoding L-arabinose isomerase produces the protein MTKPYAREIWFFTGSQDLYGEDTLRQVAEQSQEVARLLDASPDVPATVVWKPVLKDSVSIRRAMLDANSDDRVLGVITWMHTFSPAKMWIAGLDALRKPLLHLHTQAGVELPWSTIDMDFMNLNQAAHGDREYAYIASRLGVARTTVVGHASNPAVTKRVGTWTRAAAGWAATHELKLARFGDNMRNVAVTEGDKTEAELRFGVSVNTWGVNDLVAAVDAVADSDVDRVVAEYEDLYDVVAELRRGGERHESLRYAARQEVALETFLTGLGAKAFTTNFEDLGALRQLPGIAVQRLMAKGYGFGAEGDWKTAVLVRAAKVMGEGLPGGASLMEDYTYDLTPGAEKILGAHMLEICPSLTTSTPKVEIHPLGIGGKEDPVRMVFDADPGEAVVVSLADMRDRFRMTANVVDVVPPTHELPNLPVARAVWEPRPDFATSAEAWLTAGGAHHTVMSTAAGVEAFEIYADIAGTELLVIDEHTTRRGFRDQVRWNQVYYRLAQGL, from the coding sequence ATGACCAAGCCCTACGCACGCGAGATCTGGTTCTTCACGGGGAGCCAGGACCTGTACGGCGAGGACACCCTCCGCCAGGTCGCCGAGCAGTCGCAGGAGGTCGCGCGCCTGCTGGACGCGTCCCCGGACGTGCCGGCGACGGTCGTCTGGAAGCCGGTGCTCAAGGACTCCGTGTCGATCCGCCGGGCGATGCTCGACGCGAACTCGGACGACCGGGTGCTCGGTGTCATCACGTGGATGCACACGTTCAGCCCGGCGAAGATGTGGATCGCGGGCCTCGACGCCCTGCGCAAGCCGCTCCTGCACCTCCACACGCAGGCCGGCGTCGAGCTGCCGTGGTCCACCATCGACATGGACTTCATGAACCTCAACCAGGCCGCGCACGGCGACCGGGAGTACGCGTACATCGCGTCCCGCCTGGGCGTCGCCCGCACGACCGTCGTCGGCCACGCGTCGAACCCGGCCGTGACGAAGCGCGTCGGCACCTGGACGCGCGCCGCGGCCGGCTGGGCGGCGACCCACGAGCTGAAGCTCGCCCGGTTCGGGGACAACATGCGCAACGTCGCGGTCACCGAGGGAGACAAGACCGAGGCCGAGCTGCGGTTCGGCGTCTCGGTGAACACCTGGGGCGTCAACGACCTGGTGGCGGCCGTCGACGCGGTGGCCGACTCCGACGTCGACCGCGTCGTGGCCGAGTACGAGGACCTGTACGACGTCGTGGCGGAGCTGCGCCGCGGCGGCGAGCGCCACGAGTCGCTGCGGTACGCCGCCCGCCAGGAGGTCGCGCTCGAGACCTTCCTGACCGGCCTGGGCGCGAAGGCGTTCACGACGAACTTCGAGGACCTCGGCGCGCTGCGCCAGCTCCCCGGCATCGCCGTGCAGCGCCTCATGGCGAAGGGCTACGGCTTCGGGGCGGAGGGCGACTGGAAGACGGCCGTCCTGGTGCGCGCGGCGAAGGTCATGGGCGAGGGCCTGCCCGGCGGCGCGTCGCTGATGGAGGACTACACCTACGACCTCACGCCGGGCGCGGAGAAGATCCTCGGCGCCCACATGCTCGAGATCTGCCCCTCCCTGACGACGTCGACGCCGAAGGTGGAGATCCACCCGCTCGGCATCGGCGGCAAGGAGGACCCGGTCCGCATGGTGTTCGACGCGGACCCGGGCGAGGCCGTCGTGGTGTCCCTGGCGGACATGCGGGACCGGTTCCGCATGACCGCGAACGTCGTGGACGTGGTGCCCCCGACGCACGAGCTGCCGAACCTGCCCGTGGCCCGCGCGGTGTGGGAGCCCCGGCCGGACTTCGCGACGTCGGCCGAGGCGTGGCTGACGGCGGGCGGCGCACACCACACGGTGATGTCGACCGCGGCGGGCGTGGAGGCGTTCGAGATCTACGCGGACATCGCCGGCACCGAGCTGCTGGTGATCGACGAGCACACCACGCGGCGCGGCTTCCGCGACCAGGTGCGGTGGAACCAGGTGTACTACCGCCTCGCCCAGGGGCTCTGA
- the chvE gene encoding multiple monosaccharide ABC transporter substrate-binding protein, translating to MKSIRFAALGGALVLALAACSGGGAGSSEGGDGGGSTAEPSDQTIGVAMPTETSERWIADGNAVKSQLEDLGYSVDLQYAADDIPTQSQQIEQMITKGVDLLIVASIDGTALANQLQSAADAGIPVIAYDRLIRDTENVDFYVTFDNYNVGVQQATSLLVGLGLLTEDGSEGDATGPFNIELFAGSLDDNNAHFFFQGAMDTLQPYIDEGTLVVKSGQTDIEQVATLRWLQETAQKRMEDLLTSTYADGSKVDGVLSPYDGISRGIITALQNAGYGPGIDAGLPIVTGQDAEIASVKLINDGVQFSTIFKDTRKLAEQAVVSAQAFLAGEEPEANDTETYENGVKVVPSYLLESDIVYAGNIQSLLIDSGYWTEEQVASGQA from the coding sequence ATGAAGAGCATCCGGTTCGCCGCGCTCGGCGGCGCGCTCGTGCTCGCTCTCGCGGCATGCTCCGGCGGTGGCGCCGGCAGCAGCGAGGGCGGCGACGGCGGCGGCAGCACCGCGGAGCCCAGCGACCAGACGATCGGCGTCGCGATGCCGACCGAGACCTCGGAGCGCTGGATCGCCGACGGCAACGCCGTCAAGAGCCAGCTCGAGGACCTGGGGTACTCGGTCGACCTGCAGTACGCGGCCGACGACATCCCGACGCAGTCGCAGCAGATCGAGCAGATGATCACGAAGGGCGTCGACCTGCTGATCGTCGCCTCCATCGACGGCACCGCGCTGGCCAACCAGCTGCAGTCCGCCGCCGACGCCGGCATCCCGGTCATCGCGTACGACCGCCTGATCCGCGACACCGAGAACGTCGACTTCTACGTCACGTTCGACAACTACAACGTGGGTGTCCAGCAGGCCACCTCGCTGCTCGTGGGCCTCGGCCTGCTCACCGAGGACGGCTCCGAGGGCGACGCCACCGGCCCGTTCAACATCGAGCTGTTCGCCGGCTCGCTGGACGACAACAACGCGCACTTCTTCTTCCAGGGCGCGATGGACACCCTCCAGCCGTACATCGACGAGGGCACCCTCGTCGTGAAGTCCGGCCAGACCGACATCGAGCAGGTCGCCACGCTCCGCTGGCTGCAGGAGACCGCCCAGAAGCGCATGGAGGACCTCCTGACCTCCACGTACGCGGACGGCTCGAAGGTCGACGGCGTGCTGTCGCCCTACGACGGCATCTCCCGCGGCATCATCACGGCGCTGCAGAACGCGGGCTACGGCCCGGGCATCGACGCCGGCCTGCCGATCGTGACCGGCCAGGACGCCGAGATCGCCTCCGTCAAGCTCATCAACGACGGCGTGCAGTTCTCGACGATCTTCAAGGACACCCGCAAGCTCGCCGAGCAGGCCGTCGTCTCCGCGCAGGCGTTCCTCGCCGGCGAGGAGCCGGAGGCCAACGACACCGAGACGTACGAGAACGGCGTCAAGGTCGTCCCGTCCTACCTGCTGGAGTCGGACATCGTCTACGCCGGCAACATCCAGTCGCTCCTGATCGACTCGGGCTACTGGACCGAGGAGCAGGTCGCGAGCGGCCAGGCCTGA
- the mmsA gene encoding multiple monosaccharide ABC transporter ATP-binding protein: protein MSDHILEMHSITKTFPGVKALQDVNLSVKRGEIHAICGENGAGKSTLMKVLSGVYPHGTYDGEIRFDGETVEFGSINDSEHKGIVIIHQELALVPYLSVAENIFLGNERESRGFIDWNRANSESAALLARVGLDENPTTPIGQLGVGKQQLVEIAKALSKKVKLLILDEPTAALNDSDSEHLLDLLRHLKGQGITCIMISHKLNEIAEIADSTTIIRDGRTIETLDMVADQVTQERIIKGMVGRDLEHRYPEHVSHVGEEVFRVEDWHVEHPTQPGRVVVDGASFEVKAGEIVGIAGLMGAGRTELAMSVFGRSYGRNISGKVFLHGKEISTRSVAEAIKHGLAYATEDRKTYGLNLIEDIRRNISAAALGKLSKGGWVNGNEEIKVAEEYRRSMNIKSPTVMALAGKLSGGNQQKVVLSKWIYTDPEVLILDEPTRGIDVGAKYEIYTIINKLADSGKAVVVISSELPELLGICDRIYTLAFGRITGVLPRAEATQERLMELMTKERETVR, encoded by the coding sequence ATGAGCGACCACATCCTGGAAATGCACTCCATCACCAAGACCTTTCCCGGGGTCAAGGCTCTGCAGGACGTCAACCTGAGCGTCAAGCGGGGGGAGATCCACGCCATCTGCGGCGAGAACGGGGCCGGCAAGTCCACCCTCATGAAGGTGCTGTCGGGCGTGTACCCGCACGGCACCTACGACGGTGAGATCCGCTTCGACGGGGAGACGGTCGAGTTCGGCTCGATCAACGACTCCGAGCACAAGGGGATCGTGATCATCCACCAGGAGCTCGCCCTGGTGCCCTACCTGTCCGTCGCCGAGAACATCTTCCTCGGCAACGAGCGCGAGAGCCGCGGCTTCATCGACTGGAACCGGGCGAACTCCGAGTCGGCGGCGCTGCTCGCGCGGGTCGGCCTCGACGAGAACCCGACCACCCCGATCGGCCAGCTCGGCGTCGGCAAGCAGCAGCTCGTGGAGATCGCCAAGGCGCTCTCCAAGAAGGTGAAGCTGCTCATCCTCGACGAGCCGACCGCGGCCCTGAACGACTCGGACTCCGAGCACCTGCTCGACCTGCTCCGGCACCTCAAGGGCCAGGGCATCACCTGCATCATGATCTCGCACAAGCTCAACGAGATCGCCGAGATCGCCGACTCCACGACGATCATCCGGGACGGCCGCACCATCGAGACGCTCGACATGGTGGCCGACCAGGTGACGCAGGAGCGGATCATCAAGGGCATGGTCGGCCGCGACCTCGAGCACCGGTACCCGGAGCACGTGTCGCACGTCGGCGAGGAGGTCTTCCGCGTCGAGGACTGGCACGTCGAGCACCCGACGCAGCCCGGCCGCGTGGTCGTCGACGGCGCGTCGTTCGAGGTCAAGGCCGGCGAGATCGTCGGCATCGCGGGCCTCATGGGCGCCGGGCGCACCGAGCTCGCGATGAGCGTCTTCGGCCGCTCCTACGGCCGGAACATCTCCGGGAAGGTCTTCCTGCACGGCAAGGAGATCTCCACCCGCAGCGTGGCCGAGGCCATCAAGCACGGCCTGGCCTACGCCACGGAGGACCGCAAGACCTACGGCCTCAACCTCATCGAGGACATCCGCCGCAACATCTCGGCCGCCGCGCTCGGCAAGCTGTCGAAGGGCGGCTGGGTCAACGGCAACGAGGAGATCAAGGTCGCCGAGGAGTACCGGCGGTCGATGAACATCAAGTCGCCGACGGTCATGGCCCTGGCGGGCAAGCTGTCCGGCGGCAACCAGCAGAAGGTCGTCCTGTCCAAGTGGATCTACACCGACCCCGAGGTGCTGATCCTGGACGAGCCGACCCGCGGCATCGACGTCGGTGCCAAGTACGAGATCTACACGATCATCAACAAGCTCGCTGACTCCGGGAAGGCCGTCGTGGTCATCTCCTCCGAGCTGCCCGAGCTGCTCGGCATCTGCGACCGCATCTACACCCTGGCCTTCGGCCGGATCACGGGTGTGCTGCCGCGTGCCGAGGCGACCCAGGAACGGCTCATGGAGCTCATGACGAAGGAAAGGGAGACGGTCCGATGA
- the mmsB gene encoding multiple monosaccharide ABC transporter permease, whose product MTAVDGLRDIFTKNLRTSGIYIAFVAIIALFAFLTDGLLLAPNNVTNIVLQYSYILILAIGMVIVIIGGHIDLSVGSVVALTGAVSAILVIKNGQPWWVGILAALVVGVLVGAWQGFWVAYVGIPAFIVTLAGMLLFRGLTYEVLDNISLSPFPQTYQKVAGGFLNGLFGGPGYDVFTLVVAALAVVAFAISSWRSRMGRIRYQQAVEAMPLFVLRIVLVAAVVMAFAWQLAHSRGLPIVLIILAVLILAYNVVTNRTVFGRHVYAIGGNLNAAQLSGVKVKQVNFWIFVNMGLLAGVAGAIYSSRSNGAQPGAGNMFELDAIAACFIGGASTTGGVGRVTGAMVGGLIMAVMSNGMQLMGVPQSTQQIVKGLVLLLAVAFDIFNKRRAGAAR is encoded by the coding sequence ATGACGGCGGTCGACGGCCTGCGGGACATCTTCACGAAGAACCTGCGGACGAGTGGTATCTACATCGCGTTCGTCGCGATCATCGCGCTGTTCGCGTTCCTGACGGACGGCCTGCTCCTGGCGCCGAACAACGTCACGAACATCGTGCTGCAGTACTCGTACATCCTGATCCTCGCGATCGGCATGGTGATCGTCATCATCGGCGGGCACATCGACCTGTCGGTCGGGTCGGTCGTGGCGCTGACCGGTGCGGTCTCCGCGATCCTCGTGATCAAGAACGGCCAGCCGTGGTGGGTCGGCATCCTCGCCGCGCTCGTGGTGGGTGTCCTGGTCGGTGCGTGGCAGGGCTTCTGGGTCGCGTACGTCGGCATCCCGGCGTTCATCGTGACGCTGGCCGGCATGCTCCTGTTCCGCGGCCTCACCTACGAGGTGCTGGACAACATCTCGCTGTCGCCGTTCCCGCAGACCTACCAGAAGGTGGCCGGCGGGTTCCTCAACGGGCTGTTCGGCGGTCCGGGCTACGACGTGTTCACGCTCGTCGTCGCGGCGCTCGCCGTGGTCGCCTTCGCGATCAGCTCGTGGCGGTCCCGCATGGGCCGGATCCGGTACCAGCAGGCCGTCGAGGCGATGCCGCTGTTCGTGCTCCGCATCGTCCTGGTCGCCGCGGTCGTCATGGCGTTCGCCTGGCAGCTCGCGCACTCCCGCGGCCTGCCGATCGTGCTCATCATCCTCGCGGTGCTGATCCTCGCCTACAACGTCGTGACGAACCGGACGGTGTTCGGCCGCCACGTGTACGCCATCGGCGGCAACCTCAACGCCGCGCAGCTGTCCGGCGTGAAGGTCAAGCAGGTCAACTTCTGGATCTTCGTCAACATGGGCCTGCTCGCCGGTGTCGCGGGCGCGATCTACTCGTCCCGCTCCAACGGCGCCCAGCCCGGCGCGGGCAACATGTTCGAGCTCGACGCGATCGCCGCCTGCTTCATCGGCGGCGCGTCGACCACCGGCGGTGTCGGCCGCGTGACCGGCGCCATGGTCGGTGGTCTGATCATGGCCGTCATGTCGAACGGCATGCAGCTCATGGGCGTGCCGCAGTCGACGCAGCAGATCGTCAAGGGCCTCGTGCTCCTGCTGGCCGTCGCGTTCGACATCTTCAACAAGCGCCGCGCGGGCGCCGCTCGCTGA
- a CDS encoding PP2C family protein-serine/threonine phosphatase, protein MSAPVTAGSSAPGPRGGDRATSDTDAGAEPGVPQQPGTTGEALARDAHGAGPGPSAITRRLDALERLGAVAAGPEPRFDRVVRLARLVFDVPTATVSLIGADAPRGTAAPAVLEDRGPDVRLRFYAEHPLLGADGRTLGTLCIADTRPRTFTADQTALLRDLAAWVAHELGVDAELGRAQQVQMGLLPRETPRVPGYELAGACLPSRTVGGDFYDWYPAGDGLVVTLADVMGRGPAAAVLAAAVRELLRESAHGEAVDRAMLHAGAVLQTDLSGAGLFATAFHARLDPATGEVTYADAGHGLTLVVRVDGTWERLDALGLPLGASDEAARALGRTVLERGDLLVTFSDGVLDLFDGSLRCLPLIAGELLDCPSADEAVQRLLRLAAVADPRPDDITVVALRRTPA, encoded by the coding sequence GTGTCCGCACCGGTGACCGCCGGATCGTCGGCGCCCGGACCTCGCGGCGGCGACCGGGCGACCTCGGACACCGACGCCGGCGCGGAGCCCGGGGTGCCGCAGCAGCCGGGGACGACCGGCGAGGCCCTGGCTCGGGACGCCCACGGCGCCGGGCCGGGACCGTCCGCGATCACCCGCCGGCTGGACGCCCTCGAGCGCCTGGGGGCGGTGGCCGCCGGGCCGGAACCCCGGTTCGACCGCGTGGTGCGCCTGGCGCGGCTGGTCTTCGACGTGCCGACCGCGACCGTGTCGCTGATCGGGGCCGACGCACCGCGGGGCACCGCGGCCCCGGCCGTGCTCGAGGACCGCGGCCCCGACGTCCGCCTGCGGTTCTACGCCGAGCACCCGCTGCTCGGCGCCGACGGTCGCACGCTCGGCACGCTGTGCATCGCCGACACCCGGCCGCGGACCTTCACCGCCGACCAGACGGCGCTGCTGCGGGACCTCGCGGCCTGGGTCGCGCACGAGCTCGGGGTGGACGCCGAGCTCGGCCGGGCGCAGCAGGTGCAGATGGGGCTGCTGCCCCGCGAGACCCCCCGGGTCCCGGGGTACGAGCTGGCCGGCGCGTGCCTGCCGAGCCGCACGGTCGGCGGCGACTTCTACGACTGGTACCCGGCCGGCGACGGCCTCGTGGTGACCCTGGCGGACGTCATGGGCCGTGGGCCCGCCGCCGCCGTGCTGGCCGCCGCGGTGCGCGAGCTGCTGCGCGAGTCCGCCCACGGCGAGGCCGTCGACCGGGCGATGCTGCACGCGGGCGCCGTGCTCCAGACCGACCTGTCCGGGGCGGGGCTGTTCGCCACCGCGTTCCACGCGCGGCTCGACCCGGCGACGGGTGAGGTGACCTACGCCGACGCCGGCCACGGCCTGACCCTCGTGGTCCGGGTGGACGGCACGTGGGAGCGGCTCGACGCGCTCGGCCTCCCGCTCGGAGCCTCCGACGAGGCCGCACGGGCGCTCGGGCGGACGGTGCTCGAGCGCGGCGACCTCCTGGTGACGTTCAGCGACGGGGTGCTCGACCTGTTCGACGGCTCGCTGCGCTGCCTGCCGCTCATCGCCGGCGAGCTGCTGGACTGCCCGTCCGCCGACGAGGCCGTGCAGCGCCTGCTGCGCCTCGCCGCCGTGGCGGACCCGCGGCCGGACGACATCACGGTCGTCGCGCTGCGCCGCACGCCGGCCTGA